A genomic window from Anthocerotibacter panamensis C109 includes:
- a CDS encoding DUF3007 family protein: protein MRRIDIFKYSLLLLLAGPLLYGLFQALGFSAQAAGLWTSAIFVMGAMTAWIGTYLFRVAGRKMTYNTQMQDYKQAVLEKRLEAYYEQHPEQHPEQHPEAENKQAP, encoded by the coding sequence ATGCGTCGCATTGATATCTTCAAATATTCCCTGCTCCTGCTGTTAGCCGGTCCTCTCCTGTACGGGCTGTTTCAGGCGTTGGGATTCTCGGCTCAGGCAGCGGGATTGTGGACTTCCGCAATCTTTGTGATGGGTGCGATGACCGCGTGGATCGGCACCTACTTGTTCCGGGTGGCAGGCCGCAAGATGACCTACAACACACAGATGCAGGACTACAAACAAGCTGTCCTCGAAAAGCGTCTCGAAGCGTACTATGAGCAACACCCCGAGCAACACCCCGAACAGCACCCCGAAGCAGAAAATAAGCAGGCTCCCTAG
- a CDS encoding DEP domain-containing protein — protein MFIFQMEELPLQGNAYGKTLEISLYNQVFVREQTYAKEQRAQVLNLCRERLDNNQICFVVEEDQGLTLWSQGGKTEPLARFLTNQSIQQIHRGLDVRDRRWRLKLYPRCFVGSDAVLWFMQNFNLTREEALDLGQRLMDRRIFHHVLDSQPFQDGYFFYRFYQDES, from the coding sequence ATGTTTATTTTTCAAATGGAAGAGTTGCCTTTGCAGGGCAATGCCTACGGCAAAACCCTGGAGATTAGCCTCTACAATCAGGTTTTTGTACGGGAGCAGACCTATGCAAAGGAGCAACGCGCCCAAGTCCTCAACCTCTGCCGGGAGCGCCTTGACAACAACCAAATCTGTTTTGTCGTCGAAGAAGACCAGGGCTTGACCCTTTGGAGCCAGGGTGGAAAGACCGAACCCTTGGCGCGTTTTCTCACCAACCAATCGATCCAGCAAATTCACCGGGGGCTGGATGTCCGCGACCGTCGCTGGCGCCTCAAGCTTTACCCGCGCTGCTTTGTAGGGTCAGATGCCGTGCTCTGGTTTATGCAGAACTTTAACCTCACCCGCGAAGAAGCCCTCGATTTGGGTCAGCGATTGATGGACCGGCGTATCTTCCACCATGTCCTAGATTCACAGCCCTTCCAAGATGGGTATTTCTTTTATCGCTTCTATCAGGATGAATCATGA